GTCACCGAGGTGTTCGGCGGGCGGCAGTCGGCGCGGTCGGTACATTTCATTTGCGCCTGGGGGCTGGTCGGGTTCTTCGTGCTTCACATCGTCATGGTGGTGCTGGCCGGGCCGCTGAACGAGGTGCGCTCGATGGTGACCGGCTGGTATCGCTTGCCTCGGGAGCGCAGGCCATGACCCTCATCGTCTCTCGCCGGGGCCTGATCCAGGCCGGCGCTGCTGGAGCAGGGAGCCTGCTGCTACCGGGCTGCGACCGCCTGTTCGACAATCCCGCTTTCCGCGAGACGCTGGAAAGCGGCGAGAACCTTCACCGCGTCACCCAGCGCGTGCTGGGGCGAAATGCACTGGCGCGGGAGTACCGCGAGGCTGACATGTCGCCCGCGTTCCGCGCCAACGGCAGCCGCGAGGTTACCGATCCGGCCTATCGCCAGCATCTGGCGCAGCACTTCGCCAACTGGTCGCTGATGCTGGGCGGGTTGGTCGAGCATCCGCTTACCTTGTCGCTTCAGGCCTTGCGCGATCTGCCGCAACGCCGCCAGATTACCCGCCACGACTGCGTCGAAGGCTGGAGTGCGATCGGCCAGTGGCAAGGCCCGCGCCTTGGCCTGCTGCTGGACATGGCGCGGCTGCGGCC
The DNA window shown above is from Novosphingobium sp. P6W and carries:
- a CDS encoding molybdopterin-dependent oxidoreductase, whose protein sequence is MTLIVSRRGLIQAGAAGAGSLLLPGCDRLFDNPAFRETLESGENLHRVTQRVLGRNALAREYREADMSPAFRANGSREVTDPAYRQHLAQHFANWSLMLGGLVEHPLTLSLQALRDLPQRRQITRHDCVEGWSAIGQWQGPRLGLLLDMARLRPEARYLVFHCADLYHGRPYYESIDMVDAFHPQTILAWAMNGKPLEEAHGAPLRLRVERQLGYKHAKFVARIEAVASLEGIHGGKGGYWEDNGAYAWYAGI